DNA from bacterium:
GCGTGGGCGACGCGTGCCTGCGTCAGGTAGGTCCGCAGTTCCGAATCGGCGAGCCGGCGGTCCAGCCGGCGCTCGTGATCCATGACCACCTTCAGGATCGGCACCGACGCGTGCTTCAGCAGCGAGCGCAGCGATTCGCGCGCCGCCGGCGTCTGCTGCACCCAGCGCGAGCGCACCAGCAGCAGCGTCATGTGCTCCAGCCAGGCCTGGGCCGCGCCGGCGGTTTCGCGCCCGGCCGGGCCGTGGGTGCGGCCGCGGTCCAGGAACTCGTCGATCAGGCCGTGCGCCTCGTCCACCAGCGCCGCGTGCGACAGGTGGTCGAGGTGGGTCGTGCCCTCGCCGCGCCAGATCGCGCCGAGGAATTCGTCGGCGGTGTCACCGGGCGCCGCGGTCCAGCCGCGCCCGACGGCGCCGGTGTGCGTGTCCGACGACGCGGTCAGGGGCAGGCCGCGCTCGGCGGCCAGGCCGGCGGTGATCAGGTTCTGGGCCGGCGTGCGCGCGGCATTCAGCTCCAGCACCGGGAAGCGCGCGGCGATCTCCGGCACGCGCGCGAAGTCCACCTGCCCGCGCCTCAGCTCGGCGCGCTCCCACCAAGTCGGATGGTTGTACTGGTAGCGGATGCCGTGCTCGTCGCAGAACGCGCACAGCTCGTCGAGCGTGCGCACCGCGGCGCGCAGGCGCGCGTAGGTGTCGGGATCCAGGCCGTAGAGGTTGACGTGGATCGTGAAGCCGAGACCCGGATCGCCGAGCGTGTGCTCGACGGCGGGGATCACCAGGGCGCGGTCGGCCTCCGGCAGCTCGCGCACCAGCGCGGCCCAGCCGGCCATCGTGTCGTGGTCGGTCAGCGTGAACCAGTCCAGCCGCCGCTCGGGGTCGGGATGCCCCAGCGCGGCCTCGAAGAGCGCGCGCGGGTGCA
Protein-coding regions in this window:
- a CDS encoding PHP-associated domain-containing protein — protein: MRDTFRKADLHVHSSFSFDVPDLAALHPRALFEAALGHPDPERRLDWFTLTDHDTMAGWAALVRELPEADRALVIPAVEHTLGDPGLGFTIHVNLYGLDPDTYARLRAAVRTLDELCAFCDEHGIRYQYNHPTWWERAELRRGQVDFARVPEIAARFPVLELNAARTPAQNLITAGLAAERGLPLTASSDTHTGAVGRGWTAAPGDTADEFLGAIWRGEGTTHLDHLSHAALVDEAHGLIDEFLDRGRTHGPAGRETAGAAQAWLEHMTLLLVRSRWVQQTPAARESLRSLLKHASVPILKVVMDHERRLDRRLADSELRTYLTQARVAHAA